From Chryseobacterium joostei, the proteins below share one genomic window:
- a CDS encoding rhomboid family intramembrane serine protease — MFKNVISKKAIIYPLLMLSAMWFGYFLQMQGFFGSCFGAIIPLVPEGLLGIFTSPLLHGNIDHIIGNSIPIAALMFLLYQFYPMVANKVFITGWIATGFLVWLLPPIDIMTGEYMYTCTIGASGVVYVLAFFLFFSGVFKWNTKLLTISMLVVLYYGSLVWGMLPEELFYNMQEPSKISWQAHLSGALVGSIIAFIFKNVGEKKKRFIWEFPNYYSEKDDKLWQEYKENHPDDFLELPYKKRDDIWDHLDELRRK, encoded by the coding sequence ATGTTTAAAAATGTAATCTCCAAAAAAGCAATTATATACCCCTTGCTGATGCTTTCTGCAATGTGGTTCGGATATTTTTTACAAATGCAGGGCTTTTTTGGAAGTTGCTTCGGAGCCATCATTCCATTGGTCCCTGAAGGGCTGCTTGGGATATTTACTTCGCCATTATTACATGGAAATATCGATCATATTATTGGGAACTCCATTCCAATCGCTGCATTGATGTTTTTGCTGTACCAATTTTATCCAATGGTGGCTAACAAGGTTTTTATTACAGGATGGATTGCAACAGGATTTTTGGTGTGGCTTCTTCCTCCTATTGACATCATGACCGGCGAGTATATGTATACCTGTACCATTGGAGCCAGCGGCGTAGTCTATGTTCTTGCTTTCTTCCTCTTTTTTAGTGGGGTATTCAAGTGGAATACAAAGCTTCTTACCATTTCAATGCTGGTTGTACTATATTATGGCAGTTTGGTTTGGGGAATGCTTCCTGAGGAGCTTTTCTATAATATGCAGGAGCCAAGTAAAATTTCATGGCAGGCTCACCTTTCCGGAGCATTAGTGGGAAGCATTATTGCCTTTATTTTTAAGAATGTAGGTGAAAAAAAGAAAAGATTCATTTGGGAATTCCCTAATTATTATAGTGAAAAAGACGATAAATTGTGGCAGGAATACAAGGAAAACCATCCCGATGATTTTCTGGAATTACCCTATAAAAAAAGAGACGATATTTGGGATCATTTGGATGAATTAAGAAGAAAATAA
- a CDS encoding DUF3078 domain-containing protein: MKKFLLILSSFVGIYASAQEELKKDSVKADTVKYWSVLGKNTLMINQAAFSNWVGGGANNVGWLAGINYNITYEKDNDLWENIIILGYGQNDTKGQGIRKTQDVINVSTNYGRKFSKSWYLSLGAGLQSQFAAGYEDGNNPEAKKISNFMAPGYVNVGMGITYRPNDDLTVTLRPTNARWTFVMDKELQFAGSYGLKNDGDSSLLQFGFLGTAIYKLKIMEDIYLTNTASVFSNYLDRPDRLALAYGALLNLKVNKYISSNITLDLLYDHNQIAKTQLKQTLGIGFAYTLDNGVKRSERKDSQWWIKK, from the coding sequence ATGAAGAAGTTTTTACTTATTCTTTCCTCTTTTGTGGGGATTTATGCCAGTGCGCAGGAAGAATTAAAAAAGGATTCCGTGAAAGCAGACACGGTAAAATACTGGTCAGTATTAGGAAAAAATACCTTGATGATTAATCAGGCTGCCTTTTCAAATTGGGTAGGAGGGGGAGCCAATAACGTTGGTTGGCTTGCCGGTATCAATTATAATATCACCTATGAAAAAGATAATGATCTTTGGGAGAACATTATTATTCTTGGATACGGCCAGAATGATACCAAAGGGCAAGGAATAAGAAAAACCCAGGACGTTATTAATGTTTCTACCAACTATGGGCGAAAGTTTTCCAAAAGCTGGTATTTATCCTTAGGTGCGGGTTTACAGTCTCAGTTTGCCGCAGGATATGAAGATGGAAATAATCCCGAAGCAAAGAAAATTTCGAACTTTATGGCGCCTGGTTACGTTAACGTCGGTATGGGTATCACTTATAGGCCTAATGATGATCTGACGGTGACTTTGCGTCCTACCAATGCCAGGTGGACTTTTGTAATGGATAAAGAACTTCAATTTGCCGGAAGTTATGGTTTGAAAAATGACGGGGATTCTTCATTATTGCAGTTCGGTTTCTTGGGAACAGCCATATATAAGCTGAAAATAATGGAAGATATTTATTTGACAAATACGGCTTCGGTCTTTTCCAATTATCTGGATCGTCCGGATAGATTGGCGCTGGCTTATGGAGCTCTTTTGAATTTAAAAGTGAATAAGTATATTTCTTCTAATATTACTTTGGATCTTTTGTATGATCATAATCAGATCGCAAAAACCCAGCTAAAGCAAACATTAGGAATTGGTTTTGCTTATACTTTGGACAATGGGGTAAAGCGATCTGAGCGGAAAGACAGCCAATGGTGGATAAAAAAATAA
- a CDS encoding DUF3078 domain-containing protein — protein sequence MKKVLLIASISFGAFAMAQETKTDAPATDTVKAWSIQGQNTLMLNQAAFSNWVGGGANNVGWLAGVNYNLTYEKNKDLWENIIILGYGQNNTQGTGVRKTQDVINLSTNYGREFAKNWYLSGGVGFQTQFAPGYEDGNNPDAKKISNFMAPGYLNVGLGVTYRPNDNFTVTMRPANARWTFVLDKDLQKAGTYGLKNDGDSSLFQFGFLGTAMYKLKIMENISLLNTASVFSNYLDHPDRLVLGYSGVLSMKINKYISTNVTLDLLYDHNQIWKTQLKQTLGVGLAYNIDNGKKRSDNKDNQSWFKK from the coding sequence ATGAAAAAAGTTTTATTGATCGCTTCTATTTCTTTTGGAGCTTTTGCAATGGCTCAAGAGACTAAAACGGATGCTCCCGCAACAGATACCGTTAAAGCTTGGTCTATTCAAGGACAAAACACATTAATGCTTAATCAGGCGGCTTTTTCCAATTGGGTAGGAGGTGGAGCCAACAACGTAGGATGGCTTGCCGGTGTTAATTATAACCTGACTTATGAAAAAAATAAGGATCTTTGGGAAAATATCATTATTCTAGGGTACGGACAAAACAATACACAAGGAACAGGAGTAAGAAAAACGCAGGATGTAATTAATCTTTCTACAAACTATGGTAGAGAGTTTGCTAAAAACTGGTATCTCTCTGGAGGAGTAGGTTTTCAAACCCAGTTTGCTCCAGGGTATGAAGATGGTAATAATCCTGATGCAAAGAAAATTTCAAACTTTATGGCCCCAGGTTACCTAAATGTAGGGCTAGGGGTTACCTATCGTCCAAATGATAATTTTACAGTGACTATGCGTCCTGCAAATGCTAGATGGACTTTTGTTTTGGATAAGGATCTTCAGAAAGCGGGTACTTATGGCCTTAAAAATGATGGTGATTCTTCTCTTTTCCAGTTCGGTTTCTTGGGAACCGCGATGTATAAGTTGAAAATCATGGAGAATATCAGCCTACTTAATACCGCTTCTGTCTTCTCAAACTATCTGGATCATCCTGATAGATTGGTTCTTGGATATAGCGGAGTTTTAAGCATGAAGATCAATAAATACATTTCTACGAATGTAACTCTGGACTTATTGTATGACCACAACCAGATCTGGAAAACACAGTTGAAACAAACTCTAGGAGTAGGTTTGGCTTATAACATTGATAATGGAAAGAAACGTTCAGATAATAAGGATAACCAAAGTTGGTTTAAGAAATAA
- the sufD gene encoding Fe-S cluster assembly protein SufD, translating to MALKEQIIENHNEFLESLRHRFLDDDRKTALQKFEKLGFPTKKDEEYKYTNLKEITEKNYNFFPNEHHNITKEQFDQLHLGEENFDWIVFVNGKLHKELSKVSIENVEFLSFNYALNDDKHKEVFEKYFNTIASKEQAFTNLNLAYCKYGFFLKVPKNVVIEKPIHVFYISQNQEENTFYNTRNLLIVEDGAKVEVIESHHNFDSTYVLTNSVTEIFAYPNAKADWHKLQNDNNTSYLIDSTFARQEKDSLATVNTFSFGGKLVRNNLDFIHNGSNINSFMNGITIIGKDQLVDHHTAVHHNFPNCESYQNYKGIFDGNAHGVFNGKVFVDKIAQKTNAYQQNNNVLLSEGASIDTKPQLEIFADDVKCSHGCTVGQLNEDALFYLRARGISKKKAQALLLYAFANDAMQNIDIEPLKEKISKLLAEKLEVDIEF from the coding sequence ATGGCATTAAAAGAACAAATTATAGAAAACCATAATGAGTTTTTGGAGAGTCTTCGTCACAGATTTCTGGATGATGATAGAAAAACTGCTCTTCAAAAGTTTGAGAAACTTGGTTTTCCGACAAAGAAAGACGAAGAATATAAATATACCAATCTAAAGGAGATCACGGAAAAAAATTATAATTTCTTTCCGAATGAGCACCATAACATCACCAAGGAGCAGTTCGATCAATTGCATCTGGGTGAGGAAAATTTCGATTGGATTGTTTTTGTAAACGGTAAGCTTCACAAAGAGCTTTCAAAGGTTTCTATTGAAAATGTAGAGTTCCTTTCATTCAATTATGCATTGAATGATGATAAGCATAAAGAGGTTTTTGAAAAATATTTCAATACAATTGCTTCCAAAGAACAAGCTTTCACTAATTTAAACCTTGCATACTGCAAATATGGTTTCTTCTTGAAAGTTCCTAAAAATGTGGTGATTGAAAAACCAATCCATGTTTTCTATATTTCTCAAAACCAAGAGGAAAATACATTCTACAACACGAGAAATTTATTGATCGTAGAAGATGGGGCAAAAGTAGAAGTGATTGAAAGCCACCATAACTTTGACAGTACTTATGTATTGACAAACTCGGTGACCGAGATCTTCGCTTATCCTAACGCAAAGGCTGATTGGCATAAGCTTCAGAATGATAACAATACATCATACCTTATCGACAGTACTTTTGCAAGACAGGAGAAAGACAGCTTAGCCACTGTAAATACTTTCTCTTTCGGAGGTAAACTGGTAAGAAACAACCTGGATTTCATTCATAATGGATCAAATATCAATTCATTCATGAATGGTATTACTATTATTGGAAAAGATCAGTTGGTTGATCATCATACAGCAGTTCACCACAACTTCCCGAACTGTGAAAGTTATCAAAACTATAAAGGAATCTTTGACGGAAATGCACATGGTGTATTCAACGGAAAGGTTTTTGTTGATAAAATAGCTCAAAAAACGAATGCATATCAGCAGAATAACAACGTTTTACTAAGTGAGGGAGCAAGCATTGATACCAAACCTCAATTGGAGATTTTTGCTGATGATGTGAAGTGTTCTCATGGGTGTACCGTAGGTCAGCTGAATGAAGATGCCTTGTTCTATCTTAGAGCTAGAGGAATCTCAAAGAAAAAAGCTCAGGCATTACTTTTATATGCATTTGCCAATGACGCGATGCAGAATATCGATATTGAGCCTTTAAAAGAGAAAATTTCAAAGCTATTGGCTGAGAAATTAGAAGTAGATATAGAGTTTTAA
- the sufC gene encoding Fe-S cluster assembly ATPase SufC — protein MLEIKNLHAKIEDGAEILKGINLEIKPGEVHAIMGPNGAGKSTLSSVIAGKEDYEVTGGEILFEGEDISEDAPEDRAHKGIFLSFQYPVEIPGVSVTNFIKAALNETRKANGLSEMPAKEMLALIREKSEKLGIKKDFLSRSLNEGFSGGEKKRNEIFQMMMLNPKLAILDETDSGLDIDALRIVADGVNHFKNEGNAVLLITHYQRLLNYIQPDFVHVLANGKIIKTGDKSLALELEEKGYDWLLN, from the coding sequence ATGTTAGAAATTAAAAACCTTCACGCCAAAATTGAAGATGGCGCAGAAATATTAAAGGGTATTAATCTTGAAATAAAGCCGGGCGAAGTTCACGCTATCATGGGGCCGAACGGAGCAGGGAAATCCACTCTTTCTTCTGTTATTGCAGGAAAAGAAGATTACGAAGTAACTGGTGGAGAAATCCTTTTCGAAGGAGAAGACATCAGCGAAGATGCTCCGGAAGACAGAGCACATAAGGGAATCTTCCTTTCTTTCCAGTATCCAGTGGAAATTCCGGGAGTTTCTGTAACGAACTTTATCAAAGCTGCTTTAAACGAAACAAGAAAAGCAAACGGATTATCAGAAATGCCGGCAAAAGAAATGCTTGCATTAATCCGCGAGAAGTCTGAAAAACTAGGAATCAAAAAAGATTTCCTTTCTAGATCATTGAACGAGGGATTCTCCGGAGGTGAAAAGAAAAGAAACGAAATATTCCAGATGATGATGCTTAATCCTAAATTAGCAATCCTTGATGAAACAGATTCAGGATTAGATATCGACGCTTTAAGAATCGTTGCAGATGGAGTAAATCACTTTAAAAATGAAGGAAATGCAGTTCTTTTGATTACCCACTATCAAAGATTGCTTAACTATATCCAACCTGACTTCGTTCACGTTCTTGCCAACGGAAAAATCATCAAAACAGGTGATAAATCTTTAGCATTAGAGCTTGAAGAAAAAGGGTACGACTGGCTTCTTAACTAA
- a CDS encoding GNAT family N-acetyltransferase, producing MIATERLILRKPTEEDFERFFEINHDPQTNIHNPGGPMSFEKAEITFARMLDHWEKHNFGSWAIVEKNSPENIIGFGGVSYKFYGEEEKLNLGYRFASEAWGKGYATEFTKKTIDFGFNEDNKDEIFAIVRPSNIASVKVLEKAGMTQIGTLDDVPGQPESLVYRIQK from the coding sequence ATGATAGCTACAGAAAGATTAATTTTAAGGAAACCTACAGAAGAAGATTTTGAAAGATTCTTTGAAATTAATCATGACCCTCAAACCAATATTCATAATCCAGGTGGACCAATGAGTTTTGAAAAAGCAGAAATCACATTTGCAAGAATGCTTGATCATTGGGAAAAGCATAACTTTGGAAGCTGGGCCATTGTTGAAAAGAACAGTCCAGAAAATATAATAGGTTTTGGAGGAGTAAGCTATAAATTCTACGGAGAAGAAGAAAAATTGAATTTAGGCTATCGTTTTGCTTCCGAGGCATGGGGGAAGGGATACGCAACAGAATTCACAAAGAAAACTATAGATTTTGGGTTTAATGAAGACAATAAAGACGAAATATTCGCCATTGTCCGTCCCAGCAATATAGCTTCTGTTAAAGTTTTGGAAAAGGCAGGCATGACACAAATTGGGACACTTGATGATGTTCCTGGTCAACCTGAAAGTTTAGTATATAGAATTCAAAAATAA
- the sufB gene encoding Fe-S cluster assembly protein SufB, whose translation MSKYTEDDLRVDLENKKYEFGWETKIDYEDFPIGLNEDIVRAISAKKEEPEWMTEWRLESFKIWLKMVEPNWANIKYEKPDFQAIRYYAAPKSKPELESLDQVDPELLKTFEKLGINIEEQKRLSGVAVDIVIDSVSVKTTFQDTLAEKGIIFCSISEAIKNHPDLVRKYLGKVVPRGDNFYAALNSAVFSDGSFCYIPKGVKCPMELSTYFRINQAGTGQFERTLVIADEGSYVSYLEGCTAPSRDENQLHAAVVELIALDNAEIKYSTVQNWYPGNEEGKGGVFNFVTKRGLCEKNAKISWTQVETGSAVTWKYPSCILKGDNSIGEFYSIAVTNNHQYADTGTKMIHIGKNTKSTIISKGISAGKSQNSYRGLVKVMPSAKGARNFSQCDSLLMGNECGAHTFPYIEIKDPTAQLEHEATTSKIGEDQIFYCNQRGIDTERAIALIVNGFSKEVLNKLPMEFAIEAQKLLEISLEGSVG comes from the coding sequence ATGAGTAAATATACTGAAGACGATTTAAGAGTCGATCTAGAAAATAAAAAATATGAATTCGGTTGGGAAACCAAAATTGATTATGAAGATTTCCCAATTGGTTTAAATGAGGATATCGTCCGTGCCATCTCTGCTAAAAAAGAAGAGCCGGAATGGATGACCGAATGGCGTTTAGAATCTTTCAAAATCTGGTTGAAAATGGTTGAGCCTAACTGGGCAAACATCAAGTATGAAAAGCCGGATTTTCAAGCTATCCGTTACTACGCAGCACCAAAGTCTAAACCTGAACTAGAAAGCCTAGATCAGGTAGATCCGGAATTATTGAAAACCTTCGAAAAGCTAGGGATTAATATTGAGGAACAAAAAAGACTTTCAGGGGTAGCCGTAGATATCGTAATAGACTCAGTTTCTGTGAAAACAACTTTCCAGGATACCTTGGCAGAAAAAGGAATTATTTTCTGTTCAATCTCTGAGGCTATTAAGAATCACCCAGATTTAGTAAGAAAATACCTTGGAAAAGTAGTTCCTAGAGGAGATAATTTCTATGCAGCATTAAATTCCGCAGTATTTTCTGACGGAAGTTTCTGCTATATTCCAAAAGGGGTAAAATGCCCAATGGAACTTTCTACTTACTTCCGTATTAACCAAGCAGGTACAGGACAGTTTGAAAGAACTCTTGTAATTGCAGATGAAGGTAGTTATGTTTCTTACCTTGAAGGATGTACAGCACCTTCAAGAGATGAAAACCAGCTTCACGCAGCAGTGGTGGAACTGATTGCTCTTGACAATGCAGAAATTAAATATTCAACTGTACAGAACTGGTATCCAGGTAATGAAGAAGGAAAAGGAGGTGTATTCAATTTTGTGACGAAAAGAGGACTTTGCGAAAAAAATGCAAAAATCTCATGGACTCAGGTTGAAACAGGTTCTGCTGTAACATGGAAATATCCATCTTGTATCCTTAAAGGTGACAATTCAATTGGTGAGTTTTACTCTATTGCAGTAACCAACAATCACCAGTATGCAGATACAGGTACTAAAATGATCCACATTGGAAAAAATACCAAGTCAACGATCATTTCAAAAGGTATTTCTGCAGGAAAATCACAAAACTCATACAGAGGATTGGTAAAAGTAATGCCTTCTGCAAAAGGAGCCAGAAACTTCTCCCAGTGTGACTCTTTATTGATGGGTAACGAGTGTGGAGCGCACACATTCCCGTATATTGAGATTAAAGATCCTACTGCACAATTGGAACATGAAGCAACCACTTCAAAAATTGGAGAAGATCAAATTTTCTACTGTAACCAAAGAGGGATTGATACGGAAAGAGCAATTGCTTTAATCGTAAATGGTTTCAGTAAAGAAGTTTTAAATAAGCTTCCGATGGAATTTGCTATTGAAGCACAAAAACTATTGGAAATTTCATTAGAAGGCTCAGTTGGATAA
- a CDS encoding HesB/IscA family protein gives MIKVSDYAKEKAIQLMTEDGFNPAEDYIRVGVKSGGCSGLEYVLKFDNQKTDTDQIFEDNNIKIIIDKKSILYLAGTTLEYSGGLNGKGFVFNNPNASRTCGCGESFSL, from the coding sequence ATGATAAAAGTATCAGACTATGCAAAGGAAAAAGCCATCCAACTTATGACGGAAGATGGTTTTAACCCTGCTGAAGATTATATAAGAGTTGGGGTGAAAAGCGGCGGATGCTCTGGTTTAGAGTATGTTTTAAAGTTTGATAACCAAAAAACAGACACAGATCAGATTTTTGAAGATAATAACATCAAAATTATTATAGATAAAAAATCCATCCTCTATTTAGCAGGAACCACTCTTGAATACTCAGGAGGATTGAACGGAAAGGGGTTTGTTTTCAACAACCCGAACGCATCCAGAACATGTGGATGTGGAGAGTCATTTAGTCTTTAG
- a CDS encoding GLPGLI family protein — protein sequence MKKIGIIALALFIQQVSAQTNRFVYQVTMKPDAENKTDIKTENTYLDISQEKSIFYSENRIKRDSIMQKAFQGGGGRGNINRDQMESLRTNINYSVEKDKTNQKTYFKDRIGRDIYSYEEDRPLAWKISSETTKLGEYKVQKAETDFAGRKWTAWFTTDLPYQDGPYKFGGLPGLIVKVEDDKGDYSFDLMKNYKIAELPTLNQFGNTLKVKRTDFIKQQQKFKTDPMSFMNQGGGPGGMAAVTRIGGGRGQGGGNQDPADMRKRMEGRVKEEAKKNTNPIELQ from the coding sequence ATGAAAAAAATAGGTATTATCGCGCTGGCGCTCTTTATACAGCAGGTTTCCGCACAGACGAACAGATTTGTATATCAGGTAACAATGAAGCCGGATGCTGAAAATAAAACTGATATTAAAACAGAAAATACATATCTTGATATTTCTCAGGAGAAATCAATTTTTTACTCTGAAAACAGAATTAAAAGGGATTCCATTATGCAGAAAGCTTTTCAAGGCGGTGGTGGAAGAGGAAATATCAACAGGGATCAGATGGAAAGTTTAAGAACCAACATCAATTATTCTGTGGAAAAAGATAAGACGAATCAAAAGACTTATTTTAAAGATAGAATAGGACGTGATATTTATTCTTATGAAGAAGATAGACCATTGGCGTGGAAAATTTCCTCAGAAACAACTAAACTAGGAGAGTATAAGGTTCAAAAAGCTGAAACGGATTTTGCAGGAAGAAAATGGACGGCATGGTTTACTACAGACCTGCCTTATCAGGATGGACCTTATAAATTTGGAGGATTGCCGGGTTTAATTGTAAAAGTGGAAGATGATAAAGGAGATTATTCTTTTGATTTAATGAAGAATTACAAGATTGCGGAGCTTCCAACATTAAATCAGTTTGGAAATACTTTGAAAGTAAAAAGAACAGATTTTATTAAGCAACAGCAAAAATTTAAAACTGACCCAATGTCATTTATGAATCAAGGTGGTGGGCCTGGTGGAATGGCTGCTGTTACAAGAATTGGTGGAGGAAGAGGCCAAGGAGGAGGGAATCAAGATCCTGCTGATATGAGAAAACGAATGGAGGGGAGAGTAAAAGAGGAAGCCAAGAAGAATACGAATCCAATTGAATTACAATAA
- the ypfJ gene encoding KPN_02809 family neutral zinc metallopeptidase, whose amino-acid sequence MRWTDDRGGNVEDRRGSGGGGGGMIVGGGLGTLIIAAIVFFLGGDPSGILNSGSIQTSGGSGEKRELTADEKKIGDMVDMMTTWNDQTWNQVFKENGMTYTRPAVVLFEETTQSACGTAQSAMGPFYCPADQKVYMDMSFFNELQQRFGAKVTEFTVAYVLAHEIGHHVQTLLGTTQKVDALRRSGRYSETEMNKVSVATELQADFYAGVWARRTNDSKQILEPGDIQSAIDAAEAVGDDNIQKRAQGYVNQESFTHGSSAQRKEWFMKGYNTGDIRQGDTFNQLLK is encoded by the coding sequence ATGAGATGGACAGACGACAGAGGCGGAAACGTTGAAGATCGCAGAGGCTCCGGAGGCGGAGGTGGCGGTATGATTGTAGGCGGTGGTCTCGGAACTTTAATTATAGCTGCAATTGTATTCTTTTTGGGAGGTGATCCTTCCGGTATACTGAATTCCGGCAGCATACAAACCTCAGGAGGATCCGGTGAAAAAAGAGAACTTACTGCCGATGAGAAAAAAATCGGTGATATGGTAGACATGATGACCACATGGAATGACCAAACCTGGAACCAAGTCTTTAAGGAAAATGGTATGACCTATACCAGACCCGCTGTAGTCCTTTTTGAAGAGACAACACAATCAGCTTGTGGAACTGCTCAGTCTGCAATGGGACCTTTTTATTGCCCTGCTGACCAGAAAGTTTATATGGATATGAGTTTCTTTAATGAACTTCAACAGAGATTTGGAGCCAAAGTCACTGAATTTACAGTAGCCTATGTCCTTGCTCATGAAATAGGACACCATGTGCAGACACTTCTGGGGACTACGCAAAAAGTAGACGCCCTTAGAAGAAGCGGAAGATATTCGGAGACAGAAATGAACAAGGTATCGGTTGCTACAGAATTACAGGCAGATTTTTATGCCGGAGTTTGGGCCAGACGTACAAATGATTCCAAACAGATTCTTGAACCCGGAGATATTCAGTCTGCAATAGATGCAGCAGAAGCAGTGGGTGATGACAATATTCAAAAAAGAGCACAAGGATATGTTAATCAGGAAAGCTTTACCCATGGATCTTCAGCACAACGTAAGGAATGGTTCATGAAAGGATATAATACCGGAGATATCAGACAAGGAGATACTTTCAACCAACTTTTAAAATAA